A region of Ictalurus furcatus strain D&B chromosome 1, Billie_1.0, whole genome shotgun sequence DNA encodes the following proteins:
- the LOC128605080 gene encoding receptor activity-modifying protein 1-like isoform X1, with product MPPMLSGLLSLLLDLTLISGQIAEGTLNRSEDVVKNFTTQFHNVSQISAVSGTLITENTKDNATHEDQVAFQDQDIIHHYRNCDETLFIMIGKVYCIVDFDTHMINLRQEDWCDWEMVLGNYNNLTSCMEIGARLAHCYYPNTIVQEMFVEIHNQYFSSCVTKEDAFPDAPPRVVLVLTLLPVSVIPILVYMVIWKSSVID from the exons ATGCCACCCATGCTCTCAGGATTACTGTCACTCCTGCTGGACCTAACCTTAATTTCGG GTCAGATCGCAGAAGGCACCTTGAATAGATCTGAAG ATGTGGTTAAGAACTTCACGACCCAGTTTCACAATGTTTCGCAAATTTCCGCTGTGAGTGGAACCTTAATCACAG AAAACACGAAAGACAATGCCACTCATGAAGATCAAG TGGCTTTCCAGGATCAGGACATCATACATCACTATAGAAACTGTGATGAAACATTGTTCATAATGATTGGAAAAGTATATTGCATAGTCGACTTTGATACCCACATGATCAACCTGAGGCAAGAGGACTGGTGTGATTGGGAGATGGTGCTCgg TAATTACAATAATCTGACCTCCTGCATGGAGATTGGGGCTAGGCTGGCACATTGTTACTACCCAAACACCATTGTGCAGGAGATGTTTGTGGAAATCCATAACCAATACTTCAGCTCGTGTGTCACTAAAGAGGACGCTTTCCCAGATGCCCCACCAAGGGTTGTCCTCGTTCTCACCCTGCTGCCCGTCAGCGTCATTCCCATACTGGTCTACATGGTCATCTGGAAGAGTAGCGTCATTGACTGA
- the LOC128605080 gene encoding receptor activity-modifying protein 1-like isoform X2, translating to MPPMLSGLLSLLLDLTLISENTKDNATHEDQVAFQDQDIIHHYRNCDETLFIMIGKVYCIVDFDTHMINLRQEDWCDWEMVLGNYNNLTSCMEIGARLAHCYYPNTIVQEMFVEIHNQYFSSCVTKEDAFPDAPPRVVLVLTLLPVSVIPILVYMVIWKSSVID from the exons ATGCCACCCATGCTCTCAGGATTACTGTCACTCCTGCTGGACCTAACCTTAATTTCGG AAAACACGAAAGACAATGCCACTCATGAAGATCAAG TGGCTTTCCAGGATCAGGACATCATACATCACTATAGAAACTGTGATGAAACATTGTTCATAATGATTGGAAAAGTATATTGCATAGTCGACTTTGATACCCACATGATCAACCTGAGGCAAGAGGACTGGTGTGATTGGGAGATGGTGCTCgg TAATTACAATAATCTGACCTCCTGCATGGAGATTGGGGCTAGGCTGGCACATTGTTACTACCCAAACACCATTGTGCAGGAGATGTTTGTGGAAATCCATAACCAATACTTCAGCTCGTGTGTCACTAAAGAGGACGCTTTCCCAGATGCCCCACCAAGGGTTGTCCTCGTTCTCACCCTGCTGCCCGTCAGCGTCATTCCCATACTGGTCTACATGGTCATCTGGAAGAGTAGCGTCATTGACTGA
- the ccr10 gene encoding C-C chemokine receptor type 10 yields the protein MDDNRTCCTSIPDYPTTDYDYDNCTGNYSNCSDFGVEMCEPDKRQELTIMVVQSTVFLIAFVLGLIGNSLVIATFAKYRRLRLRCMTDVFLFYLAISDLLLLLTLPLEVNETFNDFWAFGNVMCKLNYGLCAINTYGGLLLLACISIDRYLLVVRARTAQALRQSMLCYSILSAIAVAVTSIVLSLPELLFTSVNKSSLRCEYIGYEGDKGRVKMCARVAKITGFCVPCIAMLVCYSTIGHVLMQGRGKCFRRQKTLRLIVALIVVFLLFQLPYAMVLSFRLFTSNYSCKMWSDIHLAEDVTRSLAYVRCCLNPLLYALVGVRFRGDVMRLLHDCGCICSCLSHITPNLNYGSSMSASSPPPTSTIMPFSDVYSPKIIPDNAKIENPEGMPLTGAKESYPPNIFFPSTFPNSQKPGDIVFSTYTCQ from the exons ATGGATGACAACAGAACCTGTTGTACCTCCATCCCGGACTATCCCACCACAGACTATGATTATGACAACTGCACAG GCAACTATTCGAACTGTTCGGATTTTGGCGTTGAGATGTGTGAGCCAGATAAAAGGCAAGAGTTGACCATCATGGTTGTCCAGAGCACGGTCTTCCTCATCGCCTTCGTCCTTGGTTTAATTGGGAATAGTTTGGTGATTGCCACATTCGCCAAGTATCGTCGCCTCCGTCTGAGGTGCATGACCGACGTCTTCCTCTTCTATCTTGCCATTTCTGACCTGCTGCTGCTCCTGACTTTGCCACTGGAAGTCAATGAAACCTTCAATGACTTCTGGGCATTTGGAAACGTGATGTGCAAGCTAAACTATGGCCTCTGTGCCATTAACACTTACGGTGGCTTGTTGTTGCTAGCGTGCATCAGCATAGACCGCTACCTGCTTGTAGTACGAGCCAGGACCGCTCAGGCGCTACGTCAAAGTATGCTATGCTACAGTATATTGTCTGCGATTGCCGTGGCAGTGACCTCTATCGTCCTCAGCCTGCCAGAGCTCTTGTTCACTTCTGTGAATAAAAGTTCGTTGAGGTGTGAGTACATAGGGTACGAGGGTGACAAGGGGAGGGTGAAGATGTGTGCACGTGTGGCAAAGATTACAGGTTTCTGCGTGCCATGTATTGCCATGCTGGTGTGTTACAGCACCATTGGCCACGTATTGATGCAGGGCCGGGGAAAATGCTTTCGCAGACAGAAGACACTGCGACTCATAGTAGCACTGATAGTGGTCTTCCTGTTGTTTCAGCTGCCATACGCCATGGTGCTGTCTTTCCGATTGTTCACATCCAAttattcatgtaaaatgtgGTCTGACATTCACCTGGCCGAGGATGTCACCCGCAGTCTTGCTTATGTCCGTTGCTGCCTCAACCCACTGCTCTATGCTCTTGTGGGAGTAAGATTCCGGGGTGATGTGATGAGGTTGCTCCATGATTGTGGTTGCATCTGTTCTTGTCTGTCACATATAACACCAAACCTGAACTATGGAAGCTCAATGAGTGCCTcgtctcctcctcctactaGTACGATAATGCCCTTCTCTGATGTTTATTCACCTAAAATCATACCTGACAATGCCAAGATCGAAAATCCTGAAGGTATGCCACTGACTGGGGCCAAAGAGTCATATCCACCCAACATATTTTTCCCTTCTACTTTCCCAAACTCACAGAAACCTGGGGACATTGTTTTTTCAACCTATACCTGCCAGTGA
- the LOC128615923 gene encoding endonuclease domain-containing 1 protein-like has product MRFVPLLLSALLSLGDGDVGDFTPCLNFFYRARPPTGIAGTPICQRYSNRYHFATLYSRERRTPWFSGYVFSCPHGKRPRGEWKYEPQLANSKAGGNMVPFPTPPAKVDQNVVDSQAVQKDYTNSTYTRGHLNPSQHHNGTDVRRATFTLTNVVPQKSASNDGPWAKLENRVSKILSEYCLGEAYIVTGVIPYENDHWLKDEGRVAIPEYMWSAYCCQNYSQDLPKGLNDIFPTFGAIGRNDPNSTQEIVPVDLHKKKEEQGYDVRSMSLPILEGYLKEKYRMSISVFDQQCSRA; this is encoded by the exons ATGCGTTTTGTGCCGCTACTCCTGAGCGCGCTGCTCAGTCTGGGCGATGGAGACGTCGGGGATTTCACGCCGTGTTTGAACTTCTTCTACCGTGCCCGACCACCCACAGGTATCGCGGGGACTCCGATCTGTCAACGCTACAGTAACCGCTACCACTTCGCCACGCTGTACAGCCGGGAGCGCCGCACGCCCTGGTTCTCCGGGTACGTGTTTTCCTGTCCGCACGGAAAGCGCCCCAGAGGAGAGTGGAAGTACGAGCCACAG CTAGCCAACTCCAAGGCTGGCGGCAACATGGTCCCGTTCCCGACTCCACCTGCGAAAGTGGACCAGAATGTAGTGGACAGCCAGGCTGTCCAGAAGGACTACACCAACTCCACCTACACACGTGGCCACCTAAACCCGAGCCAGCACCACAATGGCACAGATGTGCGTCGTGCCACCTTCACCCTCACTAACGTAGTGCCACAGAAGTCTGCATCCAATGACGGTCCCTGGGCCAAACTTGAGAATCGCGTGAGCAAGATCCTCTCTGAATACTGCCTGGGAGAGGCGTACATAGTGACTGGTGTGATTCCATATGAAAACGACCACTGGCTGAAGGATGAGGGCAGAGTGGCCATCCCTGAGTATATGTGGTCAGCCTACTGCTGCCAGAACTACAGCCAAGATCTTCCAAAGGGCCTGAATGACATCTTCCCAACGTTTGGAGCCATTGGCAGGAACGATCCAAACAGTACTCAGGAGATTGTGCCAGTGGACCtgcacaaaaagaaagaagagcagGGATATGATGTTCGGTCAATGTCGCTACCGATTCTGGAGGGGTACTTGAAGGAGAAATACAGGATGTCGATCAGTGTTTTTGATCAGCAGTGCTCAAGGGCATAA